In Mixophyes fleayi isolate aMixFle1 chromosome 3, aMixFle1.hap1, whole genome shotgun sequence, the genomic stretch CAGTGGTTGCACAGACCCTCAAACATTTGTGCAAGCTGTTCTGGATGCCCGATGTGTCTTTGATATGGGGGCAGAGCTTGGATTCAACATGCACTTACTTGACATTGGTGGTGGATTCCCTGGGTCAGAAGATGTCAAGCTCAAATTTGAGGAGGTAATAAAACTTCCTTCTCCACAATGGCAAAATACTACTTTGATCACTGGAATTTTTGGGGATGCTTTAGTTAAGCAAGGAGATACTTTATTTAACTATGCATCTAGCCAATACAGTATGTAAAGCTTCAGTTTTGATTTTTCTAACATTTCTCTAGGTTACATCTGTGATAAATCCTGCTTTGGATAAATACTTCCCAGTTGATTCTGGAGTGAAAATTATCGCAGAGCCTGGAAGATACTATGTTGCATCAGCTTTCACACTGGCTGTCAATATCATTGCAAAGAAAGTCATGTTGACTGAACAGACAGGCTCTGATGGTATGTATTTTAGTTTGACACAAATTGAATTAATCTTGGATATAAAAACAAGGTACTCAAGTGTGTATTTGTCATTTCTTTAGATGAAGAAGACAGTTCCTGTGAGAAGACTCTTATGTACTATGTAAATGATGGTGTCTACGGCTCTTTTAACTGCATCTTGTATGACCATGCACATGTCAAGCCTGTCCTTCAAAAGGTATGATCTTTATTTTGGAATGTGAAATGCATCTGTAGGTTTAGGATGTCTTCTGACCTTTTTGAAGGCTCAGCTAACTGACCTAAGTTGTGTCCTAGGGGTTAGATTGGTAATGTCTGCTGCAGTAAAATACCTTAACTTTGAAGCTTGAAGTAATATCGGCAAATGtttataacccatagcaaccaatctggtGGCTTTACATTTGAGAAATGTTAACTATTTTTGCTTGTTGCATTGATCAATGAGCTTGGACCACTAAGTGCACCCTTATTACATTGTATCAATCATGTATGACTTATAAGCCTAATACGCACCACAATGAAGGTTGCTTCCTTGAAGTTGAACCACTCTAACTGGGCTTGAATTTGACTACTGCCTATTCTCTAGCCCCTAAAGCAGTCCTATAGTTTGTGTACCCACTAAATTACACCTGAAGTTCAATGTGAAAACAGCCATCTTTTCTGAAGTGGTATTTACAAAAACCTTTAATTGCAGAAGCCAAAGTCAGATGAAAGATACTATTCCAGCAGTATTTGGGGGCCAACATGTGATGGACTAGATCGTATAGTTGAGCGGTTTGACCTACCAGAGCTGCACGTTGGCGACTGGATGCTGTTTGAGAACATGGGTGCCTACACCGTGGCTGCATCTTCAACATTCAATGGCTTTCAAAGGCCGACACTCTACTATGTGATGTCAAGACCATACTGGTAAGATTACTTTTGGCAGTGAATGTTAGTTAAGCCTTTAAAAAGTAATGTAATGCTTGTAGTGACCACTTCTGTCTTTTTTGAATTTAGGAAACTAATGCACAATATCCAAGAACATGGTATTCTTCCCGATGTGCCAGAAGTGAATACTCGTCATGTTCCTTGTGCCTGGGAGAGTGGCGTGGAGCATACTTCTGCTGCCTGTGCTTCAGCAACTGTCAATGTATAAGTTTAATGTAGTTGTCGCTATTACCTTGTATTCTTAGAATTCAGTTTTGGGaccattatttaattttatttttattttgtagagtAAGTGTTTAGCATTAATGCAACAAAATGGATGACTGTGAGATGGGGTCACACTTATGTGTTcctatggaattttttttttaaattgtattgatGCACAGCTGTCCCTCAAGCATTTGTAGCTTGTGTACTGGCAGAACGGCATCAGGTTTCACCagtttttacaaataaaagatgtTAAAAGATCACTGTCTTTGAAACCTTAATTAAGGCAtgcaagtcatttttttttttattttacatcggTGTCTGACTGTATTTTCAGTGACTTTACTGTATTCCAAAACATCTTAAGTGTTACTGCAAGACTTGTAATGCTGCAGTCTACTGTGCCCTAACTATAATATGGCATGTATACTGAATGCAAGACCATGGGCCAATGCCTGGGAAATGGCCAAAGGCTTCTAATGGAACTTAATCTAAAGGGAAAGTTATCTAAAGTGTAGTAATTTTCACAATTCATAAATGTTAAATACATTATTGCTTTATATAATCCTGTGCTGACAAGATACATGTGTTTGCACTGTTCATGGAAACCACAGGACCTATAAAATCCACAGATCATGCTAATGCCATACACATGGGTGGACTAAAGGGACTCTTAACATGGCAAGTTGGGAGAGGTCTGTGCCACTTAAAATACATTTGATCTATGTAGAGTTTAAATATTCACAATTAACATGTGAACTTAAGAGAAGCCTTGGTTTCATTGATAACAAGTGACTGTTGCAAACCAATGGCAAGAAGGGGTTAATCCACATTTGAGATGGATGAGTACATGGTTTACCTTTTAGACCCCCCATAGACCTTAATGTCAGCCATACTACTTACATAGTAAGAGCTGTGGGAGGCCTTTGGCTAGAGAAATTTACCGAACACCTGACTTTAGGCACATTGCAGTGATTTGTAGATCAGACAATAGGGCAGTGCAGGCTCATGAACTGTGCAATGTAGCAATCATTTGACCAGGtaatgaccttatctgtgaagtACATTATTCACAAAATGTAA encodes the following:
- the ODC1 gene encoding ornithine decarboxylase, whose protein sequence is MNSFSNEDFDFSFLEEGFNARDILEQKINEMSLSDDKDAFYVADLGDIVKKHVRWFKALPRITPFYAVKCNDSKAIVKTLSILGAGFDCASKNEIQLVQSIGVPPERIIYANPCKQVSQIKYAASCGVEKMTFDSEVELMKVARNHPNAKLVLRIATDDSKAVCRLSVKFGATLKTSRVLLERAKELNVDIIGVSFHVGSGCTDPQTFVQAVLDARCVFDMGAELGFNMHLLDIGGGFPGSEDVKLKFEEVTSVINPALDKYFPVDSGVKIIAEPGRYYVASAFTLAVNIIAKKVMLTEQTGSDDEEDSSCEKTLMYYVNDGVYGSFNCILYDHAHVKPVLQKKPKSDERYYSSSIWGPTCDGLDRIVERFDLPELHVGDWMLFENMGAYTVAASSTFNGFQRPTLYYVMSRPYWKLMHNIQEHGILPDVPEVNTRHVPCAWESGVEHTSAACASATVNV